In the genome of bacterium, the window CCTTATCTTGTCATCTCGTTAGAGTCCGTGGACTCCACCGGAGTCTTCGACCTGCAGACCGTTACCCTTTCACTTGTCATCCTGCAGCCCGTCTGCGGGATGCAGGATCTCTCGGGGACTCGCCTACACCACGCACAGTAATAGGCCACGTCCTCCGCCTGTCCTATGTGAGCGCCAACCCCACTCCCATCCTGACCGGCGAAGACAAGCTTACCAGCTACAGCAACTACTTCCTGTCCAAGGATAGCTGTAAATGGCGCAGCCGCGTCGGCCACTACCGCAGCGTCACCGCCCAAGACGTTTGGCCGGGAATTGATGTCCAATACCGCATCGCACCTTCCGGTGTGGAAACCGTCTACCACCTCCGCCCCGGTGCCGATCCCTCCGCCATTCAACTGCGCTACGAAGGGCAGGAAGGAACTCTGTTCCTTGCTGCCGATGGCTCGTTGCAGCTTCAGACCTCCTTGGGCACCGTCAAGGAACAGGCGCCCTTTGCCTACCAGAACATCAACCACGCCCAAATCGAAATTCCCTGCCGCTATGAACTGACGGCTGAGGGCTACCTGTTTGTGTTAGGGCCTTACGATGCGACACGGGAGGTGGTGATTGATCCGCTGGTGTATTGCAGCTATTGGGGAGCCGGCGAAACCTATGTGCAGGCCATGACCCAAGACCTTCAGCACCACAAATTGCTGACAGGAATTACTTGGGGCCAGTCGCGGTTTCCCATCACTCCCGGCGCCTACTGCGACTCGTCCAATTCCTATGCTGGATATGTTTCCAAGCTGACCACAGGTGGCGACAGCGTGATATTCGCGACCTTTTTGGGCGTAGGGAGCGAGCAGCCGAGTTCTGTTATCAGTGATGCCCAAGGGGCTGTGTATGTCGCAGGCAGAATTTCCGGCCCTTGCGGTCTGGTGCCTTTGACCCCGGATGCATTCGACACGACCTGCGAAGGGGCTGGCGAAGGATTCTTCTCGCGCTTCTCGGCCGATGGCACGGCCCTCGAATACAGTTCCTATGTCGGCGGATCCAATACCGATTTTGTGGAAAAGCTGGGTATGGATTCGCTGGGGGACGTCTACCTCTGGGGCCAGACGCATTCGTCTGATCTGCTGGTTACCCCCGACGCCCTCTATCCGAACTATTCGGGACCTTACGGCGATGGATTTCTCATGATGTTCCACCCAGCAACGTCCACGCTGGACTATTCCACCCATTTCCCCGGGGAATTGGTTTATCCGATGGCTATAAAGGCGGCAGGTCGCGGTGACGTGTGGATCGGCGGGGAAGTTGCATATGGTGGGTTGCCCGTCAC includes:
- a CDS encoding T9SS type A sorting domain-containing protein; translated protein: MSANPTPILTGEDKLTSYSNYFLSKDSCKWRSRVGHYRSVTAQDVWPGIDVQYRIAPSGVETVYHLRPGADPSAIQLRYEGQEGTLFLAADGSLQLQTSLGTVKEQAPFAYQNINHAQIEIPCRYELTAEGYLFVLGPYDATREVVIDPLVYCSYWGAGETYVQAMTQDLQHHKLLTGITWGQSRFPITPGAYCDSSNSYAGYVSKLTTGGDSVIFATFLGVGSEQPSSVISDAQGAVYVAGRISGPCGLVPLTPDAFDTTCEGAGEGFFSRFSADGTALEYSSYVGGSNTDFVEKLGMDSLGDVYLWGQTHSSDLLVTPDALYPNYSGPYGDGFLMMFHPATSTLDYSTHFPGELVYPMAIKAAGRGDVWIGGEVAYGGLPVTTDAFQASLHGRSDAFVAHFDMSANRLLYCSYLGGTVGTGAVEEWTSDILPLSGDTVVISGVTMSPDFPVTPDAYDTLWTDYNYKQFVTMLCLPQTLVHSTRLGSPDGGERGYGLAMDLRGSFVVPLITGSPRFPVTADAYDLTFNGGNCDIALCRLSHDLRHLEYATYIGGADTDEQWAFLFERSDAVWLGGRTYSPDFPVTPDAMVSHFTATGFLIRFALPEDTTEAAPPFIPQPSSFSLSAFPNPFNPTTTLTFTLPHPASVRLRLYNIEGQQVLEQDAGRLAAGEQRVNVYGESLASGIYFARLETPGYSATCKLMLLR